Genomic DNA from Deltaproteobacteria bacterium:
GGAGGCGAGCTCCGTGAGCGTGAGCTTCGCGTCGACGTCCTTGATGCCCATGGCGCGGGCGCGGTCGGCCTCGCCCGGATTTCGCGGCTTCAGCCGGCCCTGGATGTCGCCGCCCTGGCAGCGCAGCGCGGCGGCTGCGATCACGCCCTCCGGCGCGCCGCCGATTCCCATCAGCACGTCGACCTGATGCTGCCGGCTGCAGGTCGCGATCGCCGCCGAGACGTCTCCGTCCTTGATCAGCTTGATCCGCGCCCCCGACTTGCGGACCTCGTCGATCAGCTTCTCGTGGCGCGGCCGATCGAGGATCACGACCGTGAGATCCTGCACGGGTACGTTCATGGCCTTCGAGATGTTCTTCAAGTTCTGCGTAGGGGAGAGATCGATGTCGATCGCCCCACGGGCTGCCGGACCGACCGCGATCTTCTCCATGTACGTGTCGGGCGCGTGCAGGAAGCCGCCCTCCTCGGCCGCCGCGATCACCGAGAGCGCGTTCTGCCCGCCGGTGGCGCAGAGCGTGGTTCCCTCCAGCGGGTCGAGCGCGATCTCGATCTTGGGTCCGTTGCCGGTGCCGACCTTCTCGCCGATGTAGAGCATCGGCGCCTCGTCGCGCTCGCCCTCGCCGATCACGATCGTGGCGTCCATCTCGATTCGGTTCAGCGCCGTGCGCATCGCGTCGACCGCCGCCTGATCCGCGGCCGTCTCGTCGCCCCGGCCCATCAGCCGCGCACACTCGAGCGCCGCCGACTCGGTCGCGCGCACGAGCTCGAGAGCCAGATTCCGATCCATCGCCATGTCCTGTTTCCCCTTGTCCTCTAGAAGCGCTTTTCGATCTGCCGGTAGATCTCGCTTCGCACCGCGTCGTAGCGCGCTGGAAGCACGATCGGAGGGTTTGCCAGTCCCGAGTCTATTCCCGCGAGGATCGACTGGTGATAGCGAACCTTGAAATCGGTGAACTTGAGACCGTGCGCGGTCGAGACGACCACCACGCGCTCGTCCTTCCGGATCTGCCCGCGCCCGAGCAGCTTCTTCAGCGCCGCGAGCGCCACTGCGGTGTGGGGACAGGTGAAGAGACCGGTGAGATCCGCCTCGGCCGCGGCCGCGGCGATCTCGTTCTCGGACGCCTGCTCGACGATCCCGTCGAAGCGCCGCAGCGTCGCCACCGCGCGGTCGAACGAGACGGGATTGCCGATCTGGATCGCCGACGCGAGCGTCGGCCGCGCCTGCATGGGCTCGAACTTCTCGAAGCCGCCCAGGTAGCTCTGGTAGAGCGGATTGGCGTTCTCGGCCTGGGCGCAGCAGATGCGCGGCAGCCGGTCGATGATGCCGAGCTCGAGCCACTCGAGCAGTCCCTTGCCGAGCGCCGAGACGTTGCCGAGGTTGCCGCCCGGAATCACGATCCAGTCGGGAACCTCCCAGTCGAACTGCTGAACGATCTCCATCCCCAGCGTCTTCTGCCCCTCGATGCGCAGGCTGTTCATCGAGTTGGCCAGGTAGATTCCGTCGCGCTCCGCGATCTGCTTCACGATCGCCATGCATCCGTCGAAGTCGGTCTCGAGCGAGAGCGTGATCGCGCCGTTCGCGAGCGGCTGCACCAGCTGGGCGATCGACACCTTGTCCTTCGGGAGCAGCACGATCGCGGGAATTCCGGCGTACGCCGCGTAGGCGGAGAGCGCGGCCGAGGTGTCACCGGTCGAAGCGCACGCGACCGCGCGCACGTCCTTGCCGGTCTTGATCATCTGGTTCACGACCGAGACCAGCACGGTCATGCCCAGGTCCTTGAAGCTGCCGGTGTGCGTGTTGCCGCACAGCTTCACCCAGAGGTCCTCGATGCCGAGCTTCGCGCCGAGTCGCTTGGCCCAGAACAGATTGGTGTGCCCCTCGAACATCGAGACCACGTTGTCCTGGTCGACGGTCGGGCAGATCAGCTCCGATTTGCCCCAGACGCCGGAGCCGTACGGCCACTCGGTGCTGTGGGAGCGGGTGTCGAAGAGCTTCATCCACTTCTGCGGCGGAGTGCGCTTGAGCCGCTCCATGTCGTGCTGCACCGTGAGCAGGCCCTCGCAGTGCGGGCAGCGGTAGATCACCTCGGTGAGCTCCCAGCGCCCCGCGCAGCCGCGCGCGCACTCGAACCAGGCGTCGTACTTGGGCGAGCGCTTCGGCGGCATCTCTACAGCTCCCGTTCGATCCGGATCGACTGCGCGGGCGCGACCACTTCGCGCATCCGCGCGATCTCGCCGAGCGCCGCGTCGAGATCGGCCTGGCGCGATTCGTGGGTGGTGATCACGATCGGCACCGCGCGAGACTCGTGTCGCTCCTCCTGCAGGACGCTCGCGATGCTGATGCCGCGCGCGCCGAGCGCTCCGGTGATGCGCGAGAGCACCCCGGGCGAGTCGTGCGCGGTGAAGCGCACGTAGAACTCGCCCCGCTGGTCGCCAGGCGCGCAGAGCGCGGCCATGCCCGGCTCGGGCGTGCCGAACGGCGGCACTCGCCCCGAGGCTCCGCTGCGCCGAGCGCGCGCGAGCTCCATCAGATCTGCGAGCACGGCGCTCGCGGTCGGCGCGGCGCCCGCGCCCGCGCCGTAGTACAGCGTCGGCCCCGAGAGCTCTCCGCGCACCTCGATCGCGTTCATCGAGCCGTCGACGCCGGCCAGCACGCTCTTGCGCGGGATCATCGTCGGGTGCACGCGCGCCTGGATTCCGTGCGCGTTTCGCTTGGCGACGGAGAGCAGCTTCACGCGGAAGCCGATCCGGCTGGCGTACTCGATGTCGGCCGGGACGATGTGCCGGATGCCCTCGATCGGAAACGCCGTGGGTGCGAGGTAGACGCCGAACGCGAGCCCGGCGAGGATCGATAGCTTGTTCGCCGAATCGATTCCGTCGATGTCCGAGCTGGGATCGGCCTCGGCGTAGCCGAGATCCTGCGCGCGCTTCAGACAGGCCTCGTACGGCTCGCCGGTCGCCTCCATCTCGGTGAGGATGTAGTTGCAGGTTCCGTTCACGATCCCGTGCAATGCGAGCACGCGATCCGCGCACAGACCCTCGCGCAGCGCGCGTAGCACCGGGATCGTCCCGCCCACGCTCGCCTCGAAAGCGATCTCGCTCCCTTTCGCGGCCGCGAGCGCGAAGACCTCGCGCCCGTGCTTTGCGAGCAGCGCCTTGTTCGCCGTGACGACGTGCTTGCCCGCGTCGAGCGCCGCGAGCACGAGCTCGCGCGCGACGCCGGTGCCGCCGACGAGCTCGACGATCAGATCGATCGATGGGTCGTCCACGATCTCGCGCCAGTCGCGCGAGAGCCGGTAGCCGCCGAGATCCACGCCGCGCTCGCGCTCGAGATCGACGTCCGCGATCCGGGCCAGCTCGAGCGGGAAGCCCAGCCGTTCGGCGATCAGCGCGCCGTGGGACTGGAGCGCGCGCACGACGCCGGTCCCGATCGTGCCCAGGCCCACCAGCCCCACGCGAATCGCCCGCTCAGCCATCGCGCAGGAGCCGCCTCATGTTGCGCACCGCCTGACGGATGCGGTGCGTGTTCTCGACCAGCGCGAAGCGCACGAAGCCCTCTCCCGCGGGGCCGAAGCCGATTCCGGGCGCGACAGCGACGTCGGCCTTCTCCAGCAGGAGCTTCGAGAACTCGAGCGACCCGAGCGCGGCATGGCGCTCCAGCAGAGGCGCCCAGACGAACATGGTCCCGAGCGGCTTCTCGATCTTCCAGCCCGCCTGATCGAGGCCGTCGACCAGCGCGTTGCGGCGCTCCCGGTAGTCCTCGACGATCTCGGCGACGAAATCCTGCGGGCCGTCGAGCGCGACGATCGTGGCGATCTGGATCGGCTGGAAGGTTCCGTAGTCGAGGTAGCTCTTCACGCGCGAGAGCATGCGCACGTACTCCTCGTTTCCCGCGCCGAACCCGACCCGCCAGCCGGCCATCGCGTGCGACTTCGAGAGCGACGTGAACTCGATCGTGCAGTCGAGCGCTCCCGGCACCTGCAGCGCGCTCGGCGGCCGGTAGCCGTCGTAGCAGATCTCTGCGTAGGCCAGGTCGTGCACGAAGATCAGGTCGTGACGCCGGCAGAAATCGACCAGCCGCGCCAGGAACGGCAGGTCGACCGTCGCGGTGGTCGGGTTGTGGGGGAACGAGGCGATCATCATCTTGGGCCGCGGCCAGCTGGCCTGCGTGGCCTCCTCGAGGCGCTCGATCAGGCCGTCGAGCGGGAGCAGCGGCACGCGCCGGATGTCGCCGCCCGCGATCAGCACCGAGAAGCTGTGGATCGGGTAGCAGGGATCTGGACACAGAACCGTGTCGCCACGCGAGATCGCCGCCAGCACGAAGTGGGAAAGCCCCTCCTTGGCGCCGATCGTCGAGATCACCTGCGTCTCGGGATCGAGTTCGACCGAGAAGTTCCGCGCGTACCAGCGACTCATGGCGCGGCGCAGGTTGGGCAGGCCGCGCGAGGCGGAATAGTGGTGGTTCCGCGGGTCGCGGGCGGCCTCGACCAGCTTCTCGACCACGTGCGCCGGCGCGCCGTGGTTGGGGTTTCCGAACCCGAGATCGACGACGTCCTCGCCGGCGCGGCGCGCCTTCAGCTTCAGGTCGTTCACGATCGCCAGTACGTACGGCGGCAGTCGGTCGAGCTTCTCGAACTTCGTCATCACGGACCTTCGCGGGGGGAGAGTAGATCAACGAGCGTGTCGGCGCGGAACGAGCTGCGAACCAGCGGGCCGCTCTCGACGTGGCGGAAACCCAGACCGACGGCGAAGTCGCGAAGTTCCGCGAACTCGGCCGGCTCGAGGAAGCGCTGCACCGGAAGGTGGCGGAGCGTCGGTCGCAGATACTGGCCTAGCGTCAGGCAGTCCACGCCCACGTCGCGCAGATCCCGCATCAGCTCGACCAGCTCGCGGCGGGTCTCGCCGAGCCCGAGCATGACGCCGGACTTCGTGAGCAGATCCGGGCGCCGCTGCTTGATCCGCGCGAGAAGCGACAGCGAGCGCCGGTAGCGCGCGCCGATGCGCACGGTCGGATACAGGCGCGATACCGTCTCGAGATTGTGGTTGTAGACCTCCGGCGCGGCGTCGGCCACGCGATCGATGCAAGACTCGTCGCCGCGGAAGTCCGGCGTCAGGACCTCGATGCTCGCCTCCGGCGAGAGCGCCCGAATCTCGCTGATCGTGTTTGCGAACTGATTCGAGCCCTGGTCGGGCAGATCGTCGCGATTCACGCTGGTCAACACCACATGGCGTAAGCCGAGCGCGCGCGACGCCTCGGCCACCCGGTGCGGCTCATCGGGATCGACCGGTCGGCCCAGCCCCGTCGCGACGTGGCAGAAGCGGCAGGCGCGCGTGCAGACGTCGCCGAGCAGCATGAACGTGACGGTCCCGCGGCCGAAGCAGTCCGACAGGTTCGGGCAGCGAGCTTCCTCGCAGACCGAGGCGAGGCCGCGCTCGCGCAGCATCCGCTTCATCGCGAACACCGCGGGCGTGGGCCGCGACACGCTCCGACAGTGCGGCGGCAGGCGCAGGGATGCCTTCGGCGAAAGCGCGGAGATGCGCGACTGGCCTAGGGAATCAGCCATGGGCCGGCAGGATATTCGAGCCCGCGCGCCCCTGCCAGCGAGCGCGCGCGGACCGTCTCAGGCGACCGACCCCAGGACCAGCCGCGCACCCCAGCGGCGCTCGACCGCTGCTCGCAGCGCGGGCATCCGACGCAGCTCCGGATCGCCCTCGAGCAGGCTCGCCGCGGCGCGGCGCGCGGCCTCCAGCGTGTCGCCGTGGCGGACCAGATCGGCCATGCGCAGCTCCGGCAGGTGGCCCGCCTGCCGGGTTCCGAGCCATTCTCCCGCGCCGCGAATGCGCAGGTCCTCTTCGGCGATCTCGAAGCCGCTGTGGCTTCGCTCGAGGATCGCGAGCCGCTGCATGCCCTCGGCGGTGGTCGGATCGGCGATCAGGATCGCCTGCCCCGGCTTCTCGCCACGGCCCACCCGTCCGCGCAGCTGGTGGAGCTGCGCCAGCCCGAAGCGCTCCGCGTGCTGCACGATCAGCAGCGTCGCGTTCGGAACGTCCACTCCGACCTCGATCACGGTGGTCGCGACCAGGATCCGGACCCGCCCCTCGGCGAAGTCGGCCATCGCGCGCTGGCGCTCTCGCGCGTCCATGCGCCCGTGGATCAGCGCGGCCGGAACCCCGGGGAGCGCCTTGCCGATGCGCTCGAAGCCGCGCGTCGCGTCCTTCAGGTCCTGCTTCTCGGACTCGTCCACGAGCGGGTAGACGACGAAGGCCTGCTCGCCGCGGCGAAGCGTCTCGTGCAACGCGTCCATGACCGCGCGGCCGGCGGACGGCCCGACCAATCGCGTCGACACCGGCGCGCGCCCGGGCGGACGCTCGCGCAGGACGGAGTGCTCGAGGTCGCCGAAGACGGTGAGCGCGAGCGAGCGCGGGATCGGCGTCGCCGACATCGCGAGCAGGTGCGGAGTGCCCGCCTTTCGCGCCAGCGCCCTGCGCTGCTCGACGCCGAAGCGGTGCTGCTCGTCGATCACCGCCAGTCCGAGCCGAGGCAGCTCGACCGACTCCGAGAGCAGCGCGTGCGTGCCGACCACGACGTGCAGGGCGCCGTCTTCGAGCCAGCGCTCGAGCCGGCGGCGATCCCCGGCCGGAGTCGAGCCGGTCAACAGCGCGGTACGCAGCCCGAGCGCGCCGCCCAGTCGCGCGAAGCTGTGCAGGTGCTGCTCGGCCAGGATCTCGGTGGGTGCGAGCACCGCGGTGGTGCGGTCCGCTGCGTGGGCCGCCACGGCCGCAAGCAGTGCGAGCACCGTCTTGCCGCTTCCCACGTCGCCGATCAGCATGCGGTTCATCGGCGTCGAGCGCGCGAGGTCCGCGCGGATCTCCGCCCAGGCCCGGAGCTGATCCGCGGTGAGCGGAAACGGCAGCGCCGCGATCGCGCGCGCAGCGGCCTCGTCGTCGATCGGCAGCGCCGCGGTGTGCCGGCGCAACAGCGCCCGCTTGCGCAGTCCCAGGCCGATCTGCAGCAGGTACAGCTCCTCCGCGACGAGCCGCAGGTGATAGGGCGTGCTGCGCTCGCGCAGCAGGTTCGGATCGAGCTGGGTTCCGGGCAGGTGGACCTCGCGAAGCGAGGCCCCGACGCCGGCGAGGCCGAGCTCGGCGACCGCGCTCGCGGGCAGGAATCCGTCCACCAGGTCGGCCGCGCAGCGAACCGCGGACTCGACCACCCTGCGCAGGCTTCGCGGCGCGAGCCCCTCGACCGCGCTGTAGGTCGCGACGATCCGCGGCAGCTCGCCGACCGAAGTCTCCGCCGAGAGCGGCTCGACGTCGGGGTGGTGAAGCTCCTTCGCGTAGCGGAAGCGCCGGACCTCGCCCGCGACCAGCACGCGCGTGCCCGGAGCGAGGCGGTTCTCGAAGTGCGCGACCCCGCGGAACCACTTGAGCTGCACCGCGCCCGTTCCGTCCGAGACGATCGCCTCGAAGAAGCGGCGGCCGTTGCGAAGCGGGACGACACCGGATCGCGTCACGGTCCCGGCGAAGCACGCGAAGCGGCCGACCTCGAGCTTCTCGATGCTCGAGATCTCGCGCCGGTCTTCGTAGGCGCGCGGCAGGAAGAAGAGCAGATCCTCGACCGTCGCGATCTCTTTTCGCGCCAGCGCCTGCGCCGTCTTCGGACCGACTCCGGGCACTCGCGAGGCGGGCTGCGCCAGCATCCGCGCGGGGAACTCCGGGTCGAGAAGCGGCGCCAGGCGCTTTGCGATCCAGGCGAGCCCCGCGGGATCGGCGCCGCCCTCGAGCCGCTCTGCCGCCTCGCAGAGGCGCTTCCTCGCCTCCGGCGGGATCCAGAGCTGCGAAGCCGCGAGCAGCGCAGCGCGCAGCGTCCCTTGGAGATCGTGGACGCTGGCCGCCGCCTCGTCGCCGCGCAGCGCGAACGACAGCGGTCGGCGGATCGCGTCGGCGGCTTCGCGGAAGCTCGTCATCGCTACACGGCGTGCAGGTCCTGAAGCGCGATCGGCTGCACCTCTCCCGCCCGCAGCGCGCGGATCGCCGCCGCCGCCGCGCGCGCTCCGGCCACGGTGGTGAAGTAGGGGATTCCCGCCTCGAGAGCCGCGCGCCGCATCGACGCCGAATCGCGCACCGCGGATGCGTCACCCATCCGTGTCGTCGCGATCACCAGGCTAACCTCGCCCGAGCTGATCAGGCTCTCGGTGTGAGGCGCGCCCTCTCGCACCTTGTGGATCGACTGGACGTCCAGTCCCCGCTCGCGCATGTACGCGGCCGTGCCGGCGGTCGCGACCAGCGCGAAGCCCTCCTCCTGCAGCACGCGCAGCGCGCCGGCGCCCGAGGCCTTGTCCTCGTCGCGAAGCGAGACGAGCACGGTTCCACGGGTCGGCAGATCCATTCCCGCGCCGCGCTGCGCCTTCGCGTAGGCGCGGCCGAACTCGCGGTCGATGCCCATCACCTCGCCAGTGCTCTTCATCTCGGGGCCCAGCAACGTGTCGACGGCCGGGAACTTCACGAACGGGAAGACCGCCTCCTTGACCGACACGTGCGACGGAACGATCTCGCGGGTGAAGCCGAGCTCGGCGAGCGTCTTCCCCGCCATCACCCGCGCAGCGAGCTGGGCGATCGGAACGCCGATCGCCTTCGAGACGAACGGCACGGTTCGCGACGCGCGTGGGTTCACCTCGAGCACGTACACGGACTCGTCCGCGATCGCGAACTGCACGTTCATCAGGCCGACCACGCCGAGCTCGAGCGCGAGCGCGCGAGTGGAGCGCTCGATCTCCTCGATCAGGAAGCGAGGCAGGCTGTACGGCGGCAGCGAGCAGGCCGAGTCGCCGGAATGGATCCCGGCCTCTTCGATGTGCTCCATGATTCCCGCGATCACGGCCTGCGTGCCATCGCAGAGCGCGTCGACGTCGACTTCGATCGCGTTGGAGAGGAACCGGTCGACCAGCACCGGATGCTCGGGCGAGACGGTCACCGCCTCTCGCATGTAGGTGTCGAGCTGCTGGGAATCATGGACGATCTGCATCGCGCGCCCGCCCAGCACGTAGGACGGCCGCACCAGCACCGGGTAGCCGATGCGCTCCGCGAGCTCGCGCGCCGCCTCGACGCTTCGCGCGGTGCCGTTCTCGGTCTGGCGCAGGCCGAGCTTGGTGAGCAGTGCCGCGAAACGCTCGCGATCCTCGGCGCGATCGATCGCGTCGGGCGAGGTGCCGATGATCGGAACTCCCGCGCGCGCCAGCGGCACGGCCAGGCGCAGCGGGGTCTGACCGCCGAATTGCACGATCACGCCCTGCGGTCTCTCGACCTCGACGATCTCCAGCACGTCCTCGAGCGTGAGCGGCTCGAAGTAGAGCCGATCGCTCGAGTCGTAGTCGGTCGAGACGGTCTCGGGATTGCAGTTCACCATGATGGTCTCGTAGCCGTCCTTGGCCAGACCCATCAGGCCGTGCACGCAGCAATAGTCGAACTCGATGCCCTGCCCGATCCGGTTCGGGCCGCCGCCGAGAATGATGATCTTCCGATTCGAAGACGGCCGGGCCTCGCACTCCTGGTCGTAGGTGGAGTACATGTAGGGCGTGTTCGCCTCGAACTCCGCGCCGCAGGTGTCGACCCGCTTGTAGACCGGCGCGATGCGCTCGCGCCTGCGCTGGGCCCGGATTTCGTCCTCGCGGGTGCCCGCGAGGGCCGCGAGCCGTCGGTCCGAGAAGCCGGCGCGTTTCGCGCGCAACAGATCTCGCGTCGCGGGATCGGCGAAGCGCGCCTCGTCGAGAATGATCTCGCTCACGTGGAAGAGGAACCACGGGTCGATCGCGGTGGCCCCGTTCACCCACTCGAGCGTGCGCCCGCGCCGGAACGCCTCGCCGACCGCCCAGAGCCGCTCCGGGCCGGGCTCGCGGAGCATTCCCTCCAGCGCCGTGTCGTCGGCGTCGACCGGCTCGAAGCCGTAGCGGTCGATCTCGAGCGAGCGGATGCCCTTCTGGAGCGACTCGCGGAACGTGCGCCCGATCGCCATCACCTCGCCGACCGACTTCATCTGCACGCCGAGTCGCCGGTCCGCCTTGGGGAACTTCTCGAAGGTGAAGCGCGGAATCTTGGTGACGACGTAGTCGATCGTCGGCTCGAAGCTCGCGGGCGTCGAGCGCGTGATGTCGTTGGGGATCTCGTCGAGCGTGTAGCCGATCGCGAGCTTCGCGGCGATCTTCGCGATCGGAAAGCCGGTCGCCTTGCTGGCCAGCGCGGAGCTCCGCGACACGCGCGGATTCATCTCGATCACGGTCATGTCGCCGTTTGCCGGGTTCACGGCGAACTGGATGTTCGAGCCGCCCGTCTCGACGCCGATCTTCCGGATGATCGCGATCGCCGCGTCGCGCATCCGCTGGTATTCCTTGTCGGTGAGCGTCTGCGCGGGCGCGACCGTGATCGAGTCGCCGGTGTGGACGCCCATCGGATCGAAGTTCTCGATCGAACAGATGATCACGACGTTGTCGGCGCGGTCGCGCATCACCTCGAGCTCGTACTCCTTCCAGCCGAGCACCGATTCCTCGACCAGGACCTCCCCGCGCGGCGACAGGTGCAGGCCCCAGGCGAGCTTGGCCTCGAACTCCTCGGCCGTCTGCGCGATCGAGCCGCCCGAGCCGCCGAGCGTGAAGCTCGGCCGGATGATCGCCGGCAGTCCGATCTCCTCGAGCACGGCCTTCGCCTGCTCGATGTCGGTCACGTACACGGAGCGCGGCGTGCGCAGGCCGATCTCGCTCATCGCGGCGCGGAAGAGCGAGCGGTCCTCGGCCATCAAGATCGAGGGAAGCTGCGCGCCGATCAGCCGGATGCCGAGCCGCTCGAGGATGCCGGTCTCGGCCAGGCCGATCGCCGCGTTCAGCGCCGTCTGGCCGCCGAGCGTCGGCAGCACGGCATCGGGCCGTTCGCGCTCGAGGATCTGCGCGATCGTATCGACCGTGATCGGCTCCACGTAGGTGCGCGAGGCGAACTCGGGGTCGGTCATGATCGTGGCCGGGTTGGAGTTCACCAGCACCACCTCGATGCCTTCCTCGCTCAGCGCCTTGCACGCCTGCGTGCCCGAGTAGTCGAACTCGCAGCCCTGTCCGATCACGATCGGGCCGGCGCCGATCAGCAGGACCTTGCGCAGCGACGGATCTCTAGGCATGCGTGGACTCCACGAGCTCGCGGAAGCGGCGGAAGAGGTACGCAGTGTCGTGTGGACCCGGCGAGGCCTCGGGGTGGTACTGCACGGAGAAGAGCGGCAAGCGGCGATGCCGCAGCCCCTCGATCGTGTCGTCGTTCAGGTTCACGTGCGTGACTTCGACGTCTTGCGCCTTCGCGAGCGCCGCGGCATCGACCGCGAAGCCGTGGTTCTCCGAGGCGATCATCACGCGCCGGCTCTGCTCGTCGCGCGCGGGCTGGTTGGCGCCGTGGTGGCCGAAGCGGAGCTTGCGCGTCGTGCCGCCCAGCGCCAGGCCGAGGATCTGGTGGCCGAGGCAGATCCCGAAGATCGGGACTCGCGCGGCGATCAGCTCGCGCACGATCGGAATCGCGTAGCTCACCGCGGCCGGATCGCCCGGGCCGTTGGAGAGGAAGACGCCGTCCGGCGCTAGCGCGAGCGCTTCGCGGGCGGGCGTATCGGCCGGCACGACGGTCACGTCGAAGCCCGCGTTCACCAGCTCGCGCAGGATGTTCCGCTTGATCCCGTAGTCGTACGCGACGACGCGGCGGCGCGGGCCGGTCGCGGCCGCGTGCAGCGTCCACTCGGTGCCTTCGCGCCACTCGTACGGCTTCTTGCAGGTGACCCCGTCGACGAGATTCAGCCCCGCCATCGATGGAAGGGCTCCCGCGCGGGAGCGCAGCGCTTCCAGGTCGAACGGCGCATGCGCGACGATGCCGTTCATCGCGCCGGCCGTGCGCAGCCGGCGCACCAGCGCGCGCGTGTCGATGCCCGAGATGCCCGGGACGCGATGCCGGACCAGGAACTCCTGGAGCGATTCGCGGCTGCGCCAGTTCGACGGGAAGTCCACGTGATCGCGCACCACGAAGCCGCGCAGGAACACGCCGCTCGATTCGTCGTCCAGCGGGTTGCAGCCGGTGTTGCCGATCTCGGGATAGGTCATGGCGACGATCTGCCCGGCGTAGGACGGATCGGTGAGGATCTCCTGGTATCCGCTCATTCCGGTGTGGAAGACCACCTCGCCCGCGCCTTCCATCCGCGCGCCGAATCCGGTGCCGCGGTACACGGTCCCGTCCGAGAGCACGAGCACCGCCTCGGATTTCCCCTCGCTCATCGACTGCCCTCTTCATCCAGCGCGAACGCGATCCTTCCCCCGACCCAGGTGCGCAGGGCCCGGCCGCTGAGCTCCCGTCCCAGGAACGCGGAGTTCTTCGAGCGCGATTCCAGCCCCGAGACCTCGACCTTGTAGCTGCGCTCGGGGTCGACCAGCACCAGATCTGCCGGGGCCCCGGGCTCGAGCGTGCCGCCGCCGACCCCGAAGACGCGCGCGGGTCGCGTGGACATGCGATCGATCAGCGCCAGTGGCGACAGAACGTCCTCGCGAACCAGCTCGAGCCCGATCGACAGCGACGTCTCGAGCCCGACGACACCGAACGGTGCCGCGACGAACTCGACGTCCTTCTCGTAGTGCGCGTGCGGCGCGTGGTCGGTGGCGATGCAGTCGAGCGTCCCGTCGGCGAGCCCCTGCCGCAGCGCCTCCCGATCGCGCGCGGTGCGCAGCGGTGGCGCCATCTTCTTGTTGGTGTCGTAGCCCCGGATCTCCTCGTCGGTGAGGAACAGGTGGTGGGGCGTGACCTCGGCCGTCACGCGCACGCCGGCGGTCTTCGCCTCGCGGATCAGCTCGACCGAGCGCGCGGCCGAGACGTGCGCGACGTGCAGGTGGGCGCCGGTGAGCCGGGCCAGCTCGAGATCGCGTGCGACCATCACCGTCTCGGCCTCGCCGGGCGAGCCGGGAAGCCCGCAGCAGGTCGCGTGCGAGCCCTCGTGGACGACGCCCGCGCCGCGCAGGTTCAGATCTTCGCAGTGCGCGATCACCGGCCGACCGATGCCGCGCGCGTACTCGAGCACGCGGCGCATCACGGCGGCGTCCATGATCACCGAGCCGTCGTCCGAAAACGCCACGGCGCCCGCGGCCGCGAGCCCCGCCATCTCCGACA
This window encodes:
- the recG gene encoding ATP-dependent DNA helicase RecG, coding for MTSFREAADAIRRPLSFALRGDEAAASVHDLQGTLRAALLAASQLWIPPEARKRLCEAAERLEGGADPAGLAWIAKRLAPLLDPEFPARMLAQPASRVPGVGPKTAQALARKEIATVEDLLFFLPRAYEDRREISSIEKLEVGRFACFAGTVTRSGVVPLRNGRRFFEAIVSDGTGAVQLKWFRGVAHFENRLAPGTRVLVAGEVRRFRYAKELHHPDVEPLSAETSVGELPRIVATYSAVEGLAPRSLRRVVESAVRCAADLVDGFLPASAVAELGLAGVGASLREVHLPGTQLDPNLLRERSTPYHLRLVAEELYLLQIGLGLRKRALLRRHTAALPIDDEAAARAIAALPFPLTADQLRAWAEIRADLARSTPMNRMLIGDVGSGKTVLALLAAVAAHAADRTTAVLAPTEILAEQHLHSFARLGGALGLRTALLTGSTPAGDRRRLERWLEDGALHVVVGTHALLSESVELPRLGLAVIDEQHRFGVEQRRALARKAGTPHLLAMSATPIPRSLALTVFGDLEHSVLRERPPGRAPVSTRLVGPSAGRAVMDALHETLRRGEQAFVVYPLVDESEKQDLKDATRGFERIGKALPGVPAALIHGRMDARERQRAMADFAEGRVRILVATTVIEVGVDVPNATLLIVQHAERFGLAQLHQLRGRVGRGEKPGQAILIADPTTAEGMQRLAILERSHSGFEIAEEDLRIRGAGEWLGTRQAGHLPELRMADLVRHGDTLEAARRAAASLLEGDPELRRMPALRAAVERRWGARLVLGSVA
- the carB gene encoding carbamoyl-phosphate synthase large subunit translates to MPRDPSLRKVLLIGAGPIVIGQGCEFDYSGTQACKALSEEGIEVVLVNSNPATIMTDPEFASRTYVEPITVDTIAQILERERPDAVLPTLGGQTALNAAIGLAETGILERLGIRLIGAQLPSILMAEDRSLFRAAMSEIGLRTPRSVYVTDIEQAKAVLEEIGLPAIIRPSFTLGGSGGSIAQTAEEFEAKLAWGLHLSPRGEVLVEESVLGWKEYELEVMRDRADNVVIICSIENFDPMGVHTGDSITVAPAQTLTDKEYQRMRDAAIAIIRKIGVETGGSNIQFAVNPANGDMTVIEMNPRVSRSSALASKATGFPIAKIAAKLAIGYTLDEIPNDITRSTPASFEPTIDYVVTKIPRFTFEKFPKADRRLGVQMKSVGEVMAIGRTFRESLQKGIRSLEIDRYGFEPVDADDTALEGMLREPGPERLWAVGEAFRRGRTLEWVNGATAIDPWFLFHVSEIILDEARFADPATRDLLRAKRAGFSDRRLAALAGTREDEIRAQRRRERIAPVYKRVDTCGAEFEANTPYMYSTYDQECEARPSSNRKIIILGGGPNRIGQGIEFDYCCVHGLMGLAKDGYETIMVNCNPETVSTDYDSSDRLYFEPLTLEDVLEIVEVERPQGVIVQFGGQTPLRLAVPLARAGVPIIGTSPDAIDRAEDRERFAALLTKLGLRQTENGTARSVEAARELAERIGYPVLVRPSYVLGGRAMQIVHDSQQLDTYMREAVTVSPEHPVLVDRFLSNAIEVDVDALCDGTQAVIAGIMEHIEEAGIHSGDSACSLPPYSLPRFLIEEIERSTRALALELGVVGLMNVQFAIADESVYVLEVNPRASRTVPFVSKAIGVPIAQLAARVMAGKTLAELGFTREIVPSHVSVKEAVFPFVKFPAVDTLLGPEMKSTGEVMGIDREFGRAYAKAQRGAGMDLPTRGTVLVSLRDEDKASGAGALRVLQEEGFALVATAGTAAYMRERGLDVQSIHKVREGAPHTESLISSGEVSLVIATTRMGDASAVRDSASMRRAALEAGIPYFTTVAGARAAAAAIRALRAGEVQPIALQDLHAV
- the carA gene encoding glutamine-hydrolyzing carbamoyl-phosphate synthase small subunit, giving the protein MSEGKSEAVLVLSDGTVYRGTGFGARMEGAGEVVFHTGMSGYQEILTDPSYAGQIVAMTYPEIGNTGCNPLDDESSGVFLRGFVVRDHVDFPSNWRSRESLQEFLVRHRVPGISGIDTRALVRRLRTAGAMNGIVAHAPFDLEALRSRAGALPSMAGLNLVDGVTCKKPYEWREGTEWTLHAAATGPRRRVVAYDYGIKRNILRELVNAGFDVTVVPADTPAREALALAPDGVFLSNGPGDPAAVSYAIPIVRELIAARVPIFGICLGHQILGLALGGTTRKLRFGHHGANQPARDEQSRRVMIASENHGFAVDAAALAKAQDVEVTHVNLNDDTIEGLRHRRLPLFSVQYHPEASPGPHDTAYLFRRFRELVESTHA
- a CDS encoding dihydroorotase, which translates into the protein MSRLRITGARLLDPASGRDELGSLDVEDGRIVALGREPAGVPDEVFEANGLWLAPGFVDLHTHLREPGQEYKEDIETGTRSAAAGGYTLVCCMANTDPVNDSPAVTEYIQRRARESGNVRVRVIAAATQGLRGEIMSEMAGLAAAGAVAFSDDGSVIMDAAVMRRVLEYARGIGRPVIAHCEDLNLRGAGVVHEGSHATCCGLPGSPGEAETVMVARDLELARLTGAHLHVAHVSAARSVELIREAKTAGVRVTAEVTPHHLFLTDEEIRGYDTNKKMAPPLRTARDREALRQGLADGTLDCIATDHAPHAHYEKDVEFVAAPFGVVGLETSLSIGLELVREDVLSPLALIDRMSTRPARVFGVGGGTLEPGAPADLVLVDPERSYKVEVSGLESRSKNSAFLGRELSGRALRTWVGGRIAFALDEEGSR